The following proteins come from a genomic window of Corallococcus sp. NCRR:
- a CDS encoding phosphopantetheine-binding protein, which yields MPLSPNGKADRKALPAPEAGGADPSRPFVAPGTAIEQQIAQAWKDLLHVERVGLDDPFFELGGNSLLALQLHRRLTAELGVTLALTDLFQYPTVRALAARLSRREDTPSEDAAQAGRSRAEARRTVNRRAGASRGRVETDGDADE from the coding sequence ATGCCGCTCAGCCCCAACGGCAAGGCGGACCGCAAGGCGCTGCCCGCGCCGGAGGCCGGTGGCGCGGATCCGTCGCGGCCCTTCGTGGCGCCGGGGACGGCCATCGAGCAGCAGATCGCCCAGGCGTGGAAGGACCTGCTCCACGTGGAGCGGGTGGGCCTGGACGACCCCTTCTTCGAACTGGGTGGCAATTCGCTGCTCGCGCTCCAGTTGCACCGCCGGTTGACGGCGGAGCTCGGCGTGACGCTGGCGCTCACGGACCTCTTCCAGTACCCCACCGTGCGGGCACTGGCGGCGCGGCTGTCGCGCCGGGAGGACACGCCTTCGGAGGACGCGGCGCAGGCGGGCCGCTCCCGTGCCGAGGCGCGACGCACGGTCAACCGCCGCGCGGGGGCCTCGCGCGGTCGGGTGGAAACGGATGGAGACGCGGATGAGTGA